The Coccidioides posadasii str. Silveira chromosome 5, complete sequence genome has a segment encoding these proteins:
- a CDS encoding uncharacterized protein (EggNog:ENOG410Q5H7~COG:E~TransMembrane:12 (i35-54o74-92i119-136o163-183i195-213o233-252i272-295o324-342i374-394o400-421i442-468o480-499i)) has product MVLFNGRGKSRTTPVAGTAKDAEDMRRMNKLQELNRVYTTITLAGYSVILGLTWPFSLFTAALSLTNGGPAGAVWVYVGVCVGMFTVVLSMAEMASLEPAAGGQYHWVAVFAPAKWRKLASYIVGWMCALGWQAAVPAPANVGGATIQAFAVVASPAYNPKPWHVVTLTIAICTLAVVFNTFCARKMPGIEGVVFALYILEFFAIFIILLVMGDRSSAREVFTVFQDNAGWGSVGTACFVGASGPVITMIGADSAVHLAEELKDASRHLPRAMMITASVNYLVGFMILLAAMFVVGNVKEVLETPTGAPWVQILLNATQDRKPVLVLMAFIIFFLLFCAINANTTSSRQLYAFARDGGLPYSEWISRVSPHKHVPANAVFLTWFIGCCIALIPLGSTEAFLNIQTIAISALLASYIVAIICRIHNRNYGSIYGNLSKPPPFFLGKIGGNVINILALMFLVCFLVAAVFPIEPHPTVQSMNWSSLALGSTLIIALVAWVVRGQKYLGPDVVVPVDDSNIVVAEPKYNKELA; this is encoded by the exons ATGGTTCTCTTCAATGGCAGGGGTAAGTCACGTACGACACCCGTTGCGGGTACCGCAAAGGATGCGGAGGACATGAGGCGAATGAATAAATTGCAAGAATTGAAT CGTGTTTATACCACGATAACGCTTGCCGGGTATTCAGTGATTTTAGGTCTAACATGGCCATTCTCCTTATT TACTGCTGCTCTTTCCCTGACGAACGGCGGCCCCGCCGGCGCGGTTTGGGTCTATGTAGGAGTGTGTGTCGGTATGTTCACTGTGGTCCTATCAATGGCGGAGATGGCATCTCT TGAACCTGCTGCCGGTGGGCAGTACCATTGGGTAGCTGTGTTTGCTCCGGCAAAGTGGCGAAAACTTGCCAGCTACATTGTCG GATGGATGTGTGCTTTGGGGTGGCAAGCTGCTGTCCCAGCGCCTGCCAATGTTGGTGGAGCCACCATACAAGCTTTTGCCGTGGTAGCTTCACCTGCATACAACCCGAAGCCATGGCACGTTGTGACTCTTACCATTGCGATATGTACATTGGCTGTCGTTTTCAACACCTTTTGCGCAAGAAAAATGCCAGGCATTGAAGGCGTCGTTTTTGCACTGTATATTTTGGAGTTCTTCGCGATCTTCATTATTCTCCTTGTTATGGGAGATCGGTCTAGCGCCAGGGAGGTCTTCACAGTCTTCCAAGATAATGCCGGATGGGGAAGCGTTGGCACCGCATGCTTCGTGGGTGCGAGTGGCCCTGTCATTACCATGATCGGAGCCGATTCCGCGGTCCACCTGGCGGAAGAATTGAAGGATGCGTCGAGACACCTCCCCAGAGCTATGATGATCACCGCCAGCGTCAATTATCTTGTCGGCTTTATGATTTTGCTAGCCGCTATGTTTGTTGTGGGCAACGTTAAAGAAGTTTTAGAAACGCCTACTGGAGCTCCCTGGGTCCAAATCCTTCTAAATGCCACGCAAGACCGCAAGCCAGTGCTGGTTTTGATGGCTTTCAtcattttcttcttattgTTCTGCGCCATCAACGCGAACACAACTTCATCTCGCCAGCTTTACGCTTTTGCTCGTGATGGCGGGTTGCCTTACTCGGAGTGGATAAGCCGC GTTTCTCCGCACAAACATGTCCCTGCTAACGCTGTCTTCCTAACCTGGTTCATCGGCTGTTGCATCGCTTTGATCCCACTCGGTTCCACTGAGGCATTCTTAAACATCCAAACTATCGCAATCTCTGCACTGCTGGCCTCATACATCGTTGCCATCATTTGCCGTATACATAACCGTAACTACGGTAGCATTTACGGCAATCTCTCTAAGCCACCGCCATTCTTTCTCGGCAAGATTGGCGGAAATGTTATCAACATTTTGGCGCTTATGTTCCTCGTTTGCTTCTTGGTTGCTGCGGTCTTCCCGATAGAACCACATCCAACTGTCCAGTCGATGAACTGGAGTTCGTTGGCTTTGGGCTCTACACTCATTATTGCCCTAGTTGCTTGGGTTGTTCGAGGCCAGAAGTACCTGGGGCCCGACGTTGTCGTACCCGTCGATGACTCGAATATAGTGGTGGCGGAACCTAAATACAATAAGGAACTTGCATAG
- the TAF5_2 gene encoding Transcription initiation factor TFIID subunit 5 (EggNog:ENOG410PFWW~COG:K), which translates to MSAPGGAPSPGPRSGSMGPNNPLPTPTQQQPMSSAPPAAGGTPTTTTSSPAVMSQQNLNQIVIDYLAKKGYNRTEMMLRMESASQEIDGRPLPPVGDDSRTRFRPAFDMIRAWVENNLDIYKASTSFYLSISVSNNIGSLSSDVSSGHFLSTRTLASFRH; encoded by the exons ATGTCAGCTCCAGGCGGAGCCCCCAGCCCTGGCCCTCGCAGTGGCAGCATGGGCCCGAACAACCCACTGCCTACGCCTACTCAGCAGCAGCCGATGAGTAGCGCTCCTCCTGCCGCTGGTGGAACCCCTACTACGACTACTTCATCACCGGCAGTAATGTCGCAGCAAAACCTGAACCAAATC GTCATCGATTATCTCGCAAAAAAAGGGTATAATCGAACTGAGATGATGCTCAGGATGGAGTCTGCGAGCCAGGAGATTGATGGACGCCCTCTTCCCCCTGTGGGGGATGACTCTCGCACAAGGTTCCGTCCTGCCTTTG ATATGATCAGGGCATGGGTTGAGAACAACTTGGACATTTACAAGGCAAGTACTTCATTTTACCTCAGTATATCCGTCTCTAACAATATTGGCAGCCTGAGCTCCGACGTATCCTCTGGCCACTTTTTGTCTACTCGTACCTTAGCCTCGTTTCGACATTAG
- a CDS encoding uncharacterized protein (EggNog:ENOG410PHE1~COG:S~TransMembrane:5 (o73-94i106-128o134-155i162-181o210-236i)~BUSCO:7313at33183) — protein sequence MSPLWGSKSDNSPNREEGPEDGQRSERPRDHRDEEREPDEQTRLLPQRGAYLSPDDPAVSPYNLWGVRALRSLTVLFLIITLLWWVLLLVSIFVSPPMMNSRGSGFFDFSYTTLTLSNLLIALIFFSIPSLPMTIWGGLMSLFLAVNLFIILGVPRLRVEEGWVGIASVAWATLISLYLVVQTRSVAWGKREEEERLTGREETRRPLREWVAVLIQTIIMTITVLIAILLMSTLILRARDASLAPPGKKYYVDNDKYQVHLACIGDTPSGELTKDRTTPTVLLEAGEEPVEYSFLTWVDAAYQHGSIPRYCYWDRPGIAWSENAPSPHSAGMSADALSEALALADEDGPWVLVSSGIGGIYSRIFASRHTHNIDGIMLVDAMHEDFLPDLGKPGRGFMLWLRGILSPLGLDRLAGAIFKGRNREDRVYGKRAYQAGKTIKAKLQESLVADSITKSEISSARNIQTPSTPLVVVSSGKEMKRSEKWADKQEDLTKITQNLLAWDIVKDAPHGVWETVEGKQTLEKRLKQLIEGKS from the exons ATGTCCCCTCTTTGGGGTTCGAAAAGCGACAATAGCCCAAACAGGGAAGAAGGGCCAGAAGACGGTCAGCGAAGTGAAAGGCCTCGAGATCATCGGGATGAAGAAAGAGAGCCTGATGAACAGACCCGTCTGCTGCCGCAACGAGGTGCATATCTGAGTCCGGATGATCCAGCA GTCTCTCCTTATAACTTATGGGGCGTTCGTGCCCTTCGGTCCTTGACAGTTCTGTTCCTCATAATAACACTTCTATGGTGGGTGTTGTTGCTCGTATCGATCTTCGTCAGTCCTCCGATGATGAACAGTCGCGGTTCCGGGTTCTTCGATTTCTCCTATACAACATTGACGCTCAGCAATCTGCTTATCGCtctaattttcttttccatccCCTCACTGCCAATGACGATATGGGGAGGTTTAATGTCATTATTTCTGGCGGTAAACCTGTTTATAATCCTCGGAGTTCCGCGACTCCGAGTTGAAGAAGGATGGGTCGGCATTGCATCTGTAGCATGGGCGACGCttatatctttatatttgGTCGTTCAGACGCGATCTGTGGCTTggggaaaaagagaggaagaagagcgTTTGACCGGTCGAGAAGAGACAAGGAGGCCACTACGGGAATGGGTAGCTGTGCTCATTCAAACCATAATTATGACCATAACGGTCCTTATCGCGATCTTGCTCATGTCGACGTTAATTCTTCGTGCAAGAGATGCTAGTCTGGCCCCTCCGGGAAAGAAATACTATGTCGACAATGACAAGTATCAAGTCCATCTCGCATGTATAGGTGATACTCCTTCGGGCGAGCTCACCAAGGATCGCACTACCCCGACTGTGCTCCTCGAAGCCGGCGAAGAGCCAGTTGAGTATTCTTTCTTGACGTGGGTGGATGCTGCTTACCAACATGGCTCGATTCCGCGATACTGCTACTGGGATCGTCCGGGAATTGCGTGGTCCGAGAATGCTCCTTCACCTCATTCTGCTGGGATGTCTGCCGATGCTCTGTCTGAAGCCTTAGCCCTTGCCGATGAAGATGGGCCGTGGGTTCTCGTTTCTAGTGGTATCGGTGGGATATACAGTCGCATCTTTGCTAGTCGGCACACGCACAATATCGACGGAATAATGCTCGTCGACGCCATGCATGAAGATTTCCTCCCTGACTTAGGCAAGCCCGGTAGAGGATTCATGCTGTGGCTACGAGGGATCTTATCTCCTCTTGGGCTAGATCGACTAGCAGGGGCCATTTTCAAGGGCCGTAACCGAGAGGACCGAGTGTACGGGAAACGAGCCTATCAAGCTGGGAAAACCATCAAAGCGAAGCTGCAAGAGAGCTTAGTGGCAGATTCGATAACTAAGAGTGAAATATCAAGTGCTCGGAACATTCAAACACCTTCTACCCCGCTGGTGGTTGTCAGCTCAGGGAAAGAAATGAAGAGAAGCGAGAAGTGGGCTGATAAACAGGAGGACTTGACGAAAATCACTCAAAACCTGCTTGCATGGGATATCGTGAAAGATGCACCTCACGGGGTCTGGGAGACTGTAGAAGGAAAACAGACGTTGGAAAAGAGACTGAAGCAACTTATCGAGGGCAAAAGTTGA
- the TAF5_1 gene encoding Transcription initiation factor TFIID subunit 5 (EggNog:ENOG410PFWW~COG:K) has translation MQYLESKGKEGGSLISALLSSYCTIITKERSSDERFSFAAMLARANDIDGGPPLEDEGIPGHHPGSAYTGDNPTMAGTLPRLKLGRLPLEPDLENDVRAELEEADSKEPPQPGRPSLVQHFEQMIKKEDDLESPSRADIPYPASLARDVAMEVQKVKENRDRFKVEGRTGGVGPAISVCMFTFHNTYDGINCLDFSGDNMLVAAGMQDSYIRVWSVDGLPIQPTYPELEDKDLKPSNSRRLYGHSGPVFAVAFAPSVASPDDAEVKTNTRWLLSSSGDKTIRLWSLDLWQCMVVYKGHDQPVWDLAWGPYGHYFVSGGHDKTARLWVTDRIRQQRIFAGHDQDVDCVCFHPNSAYIFTGSSDRTVRMWAITTGNAVRMFTGHTGNITALACSKNGRILASADDHGSIFLWDLAPGKLLKRMRGHGRGGIWSLSFSAESTVLVSGGADGTVRVWDVAGPATDPGSAQGKIIGEGGTGAKIDAASTSASSATQTTSSVGATSSKKKGKDVVVTPDQISAFPTKKSPVYKVHFTGMNLVIAGGAYLP, from the exons ATGCAATATCTGGAGAGCAAAGGAAAGGAAGGTGGTTCTTTGATATCTGCTCTGCTAAGCAGTTATTGCACTATTATAACCAAGGAACGCTCGTCTGATGAACGGTTCAGTTTTGCCGCCATGTTGGCGAGGGCAAATGATATTGATGGTGGCCCACCTCTAGAGGATGAAGGAATCCCTGGTCATCATCCCGGCTCCGCATACACCGGTGACAATCCCACAATGGCAGGTACACTTCCACGTCTCAAGCTGGGGAGACTTCCTCTTGAACCTGACCTTGAAAACGATGTGAGAGCGGAACTTGAGGAGGCAGACAGCAAGGAACCTCCTCAGCCAGGTCGTCCCTCTCTCGTTCAACATTTCGAGCAAAtgatcaaaaaagaagacgacTTAGAATCCCCATCGCGTGCGGACATTCCTTACCCGGCATCTCTCGCTCGGGATGTGGCGATGGAAGTTCagaaagtaaaagaaaaTCGCGATAGATTTAAGGTTGAGGGTCGCACTGGAGGAGTTGGCCCAGCTATCAGCGTCTGCATGTTTACGTTTCACAACACATATGACGG CATTAATTGCCTAGACTTTTCAGGTGACAACATGCTCGTTGCTGCTGGTATGCAGGACTCGTATATTCGGGTTTGGAGTGTCGATGGACTTCCAATCCAGCCTACATACCCAGAACTTGAGGATAAAGACCTTAAACCGTCTAACTCTCGTCGTCTCTACGGCCATTCGGGTCCCGTTTTTGCCGTTGCATTTGCACCCTCAGTTGCGAGCCCAGACGATGCAGAAGTTAAGACAAATACTCGCTGGCTTCTCTCGTCCTCCGGTGACAAGACCATTAGGCTATGGTCTCTTGACCTTTGGCAGTGTATGGTAGTCTATAAAGGACATGACCAGCCAGTTTGGGATTTGGCTTGGGGTCCATATGGCCATTATTTCGTTTCTGGCGGTCACGACAAGACTGCACGGCTTTGGGTCACCGATCGAATCCGACAACAACGAATTTTTGCTGGACATGACCAAGATGTGGACTGCGTCTGTTTCCACCCCAACTCTGCATATATCTTTACTGGGAGCTCAGATAGGACGGTGCGCATGTGGGCCATTACAACTGGAAACGCAGTTCGTATGTTCACTGGGCACACTGGCAATATCACTGCACTTGCATGTAGTAAGAACGGCAGGATTCTCGCTTCAGCCGACGATCACGGCTCTATTTTTCTTTGGGACTTGGCACCTGGCAAACTTCTCAAGCGTATGCGTGGCCACGGAAGGGGAGGAATCTGGTCTCTATCTTTCAGTGCAGAATCAACAGTCCTCGTTTCTGGAGGCGCGGATGGGACCGTTCGTGTTTGGGACGTCGCAGGCCCCGCTACTGATCCTGGTAGCGCTCAAGGAAAGATCATCGGTGAAGGAGGAACGGGGGCAAAAATCGATGCTGCGAGTACCTCAGCGTCTTCTGCTACTCAAACTACGTCCAGTGTGGGAGCCACAAGCAGCAAAAAGAAGGGGAAAGACGTAGTGGTTACTCCAGACCAAATCAGCGCTTTCCCGACGAAGAAAAGCCCAGTTTACAAGGTTCATTTTACTGGGATGAATTTGGTTATTGCTGGGGGCGCATATTTGCCTTGA
- the PPE1 gene encoding carboxylesterase-mitochondrial 37S ribosomal protein YmS2 (BUSCO:291828at4751~EggNog:ENOG410PI68~COG:S~MEROPS:MER0036069~BUSCO:7524at33183) has protein sequence MSGLHKSFAKSRLARLPPDVPMFDERQEHEHRGAGHGEFEDDSSSASSASSTGTVRPSPSQNLFARNSGAQAGRADISSLPWMGFFERELFLEEDIADVRIVHHAYIISPTDSGPLFVMHHGAGSSGLSFAACAQEIRKILPKAGILSLDARDHGLTTSTRGTQDDTGNAGSHAELDLRLETLSRDLVFVINQAKVKMKWESMPPLVLVGHSLGGAVVTDVAKNGELGSDLLAYAVLDVVEGSAMDALQSMETYLSTRPSSFPSLSTGITWHLRSRTIRNTTSARVSVPGLLHEDSSDACRPWKWRTNLAYTKPFWENWFIGLSKKFLEARGGKLLLLAGTDRLDKELIIGQMQGKYQLQVFPEAGHFIHEDQPAKTAQILVDFYKRNDRSALVLPPKVGDMMASKAMAKGLGLP, from the exons ATGAGCGGACTGCACAAATCATTTGCCAAATCACGATTAGCGAGACTTCCCCCTGATGTTCCGATGTTCGACGAGAGACAGGAGCATGAGCACCGGGGTGCTGGACATGGTGAATTTGAGGATGATTCGTCCTCAGCGTCATCTGCCTCGTCTACGGGCACTGTGAGGCCGTCTCCTAGTCAAAATTTGTTTGCCAGGAATAGTGG GGCGCAAGCAGGAAGAGCAGACATATCTTCGCTTCCATGGATGGGTTTCTTCGAGAGAGAACTATTTCTCGAGGAAGATATTGCCGATGTGCGCATTGTTCATCACGCCTATATTATCTCGCCAACGGATTCTGGTCCTCTGTTCGTTATGCATCACGGAGCAGGGTCATCGGGGTTGTCATTCGCGGCCTGTGCCCAAGAAATCAGAAAAATTCTTCCAAAAGCAGGGATTTTATCTTTAGACGCACGCGATCATGGACTCACTACTTCCACGCGTGGGACCCAGGACGATACTGGGAATGCGGGAAGCCATGCGGAGCTGGACCTGCGCTTGGAAACACTGAGTCGCGACCTGGTGTTTGTCATCAATCAAGCAAAGGTGAAGATGAAGTGGGAGTCTATGCCACCGTTAGTTTTAGTTGGACACAGCCTTGGCGGCGCCGTAGTTACGGATGTTGCTAAGAATGGTGAATTGGGTTCGGATCTCCTTGCTTATGCGGTGCTCGACGTCGTGGAAG GCTCCGCCATGGATGCCCTTCAGAGCATGGAAACATATCTTTCAACTCGTCCGTCAAGTTTCCCATCCTTATCGACTGGTATTACTTGGCA CCTCCGCTCACGAACAATCCGAAATACAACATCAGCACGTGTTTCAGTTCCAGGCCTGCTCCACGAAGACTCGTCAGACGCTTGCCGCCCGTGGAAATGGAGAACTAATCTAGCATACACAAAACCTTTTTGGGAAAACTGGTTTATTGGTCTAAGTAAAAAGTTTCTCGAAGCTCGAGGAGGAAAATTGCTCCTTCTCGCAGGCACAGACAGGTTAGATAAAGAGTTGATTATCGGCCAGATGCAAG GAAAATACCAATTACAAGTTTTCCCGGAAGCAGGTCACTTTATTCACGAAGATCAACCTGCCAAAACGGCCCAAATTCTAGTTGATTTCTACAAGCGAAATGATAGAAGTGCCTTGGTTTTACCCCCAAAAGTTGGGGACATGATGGCTTCAAAGGCAATGGCCAAGGGACTTGGGCTACCCTGA
- a CDS encoding uncharacterized protein (EggNog:ENOG410PRPK~TransMembrane:7 (o44-64i76-100o120-142i154-176o196-218i230-250o277-295i)): protein MVLSSCVILTLNPEPTNIQHPEGMAVVEGRDRLSSLSADNHQPWLWVTHMFSLAFVTLTALIRTRIKRRHYGIEDAILLVSHTFYVTYWIVLLMAILASLGKSEKVTSEADIARASKFVFGSRILLALILCTVQISNILLVYNIFTKSVEPSRISLYVLLGVTLAQGFVGPLTISAGCSLDRIPYVGKNSGCSSTIVRWIIFTTFETVLECAPIIRVMTQVTCLQVSRKTKIFVVAAFSSRLVVLIPAWVHVACYDRFLKKGRSNIGIVSTIITEELWASIALFSASIPVLMRVAKQFTVSREVGDRIIRDSRYVGSSRSKKTLDHNIEMTPTSSQGNWQPLRNKTEPYLHEDNYNAAILSKKKTTGSINSASESQDHILRQEAMYGVDRHIGRGTSSLLQTVKSFDMGRALSSPPSRHLHFRSSPLFGGASILSRRELIGL from the exons ATGGTGCTCAGTTCTTGTGTTATACTAACCCTGAACCCCGAGCCCACCAACATTCAACACCCAGAGGGAATGGCGGTTGTCGAGGGCCGCGACCGCCTCTCCAGCCTGTCAGCGGACAACCATCAGCCATGGCTATGGGTCACGCATATGTTCTCGCTGGCATTCGTAACCCTGACGGCCCTTATCAGAACCCGAATAAAAAGAAGGCATTATGGCATCGAAGACGCTATCCTTCTTGTCAGCCAT ACCTTCTATGTCACCTATTGGATTGTTCTCTTGATGGCAATTCTCGCTTCCCTCGGCAAGTCTGAAAAGGTGACAAGCGAGGCTGATATTGCGAGAGCGTCAAAA TTCGTGTTCGGCAGTCGAATCTTGCTGGCCTTGATTCTCTGCACCGTTCAAATCTCAAACATATTGCTGGTCTATAACATTTTCACCAAATCGGTGGAGCCTTCGCGCATTTCACTTTATGTCCTCCTAGGGGTTACTCTGGCCCAGGGTTTTGTGGGACCTCTGACAATATCGGCCGGGTGCTCACTGGACCGCATACCCTACGTTGGGAAGAATTCTGGGTGTTCCAGTACA ATAGTTCGTTGGATTATTTTCACCACCTTCGAGACAGTACTGGAATGCGCGCCTATTATTCGAGTGATGACCCAAGTAACCTGCCTGCAAGTTAGCCGCAAGACGAAAATTTTCGTGGTAGCCGCGTTTTCCAGCAGATTGGT AGTGCTGATCCCGGCATGGGTTCACGTAGCCTGTTATGACCGTTTCCTGAAAAAGGGACGTTCTAATATTGGGATCGTGTCAACAATCATCACGGAAGAGCTTTGGGCAAGTATTGCACTTTTCTCAGCGTCCATACCAGTTTTGATGCGTGTAGCGAAGCAATTCACCGTGTCGAGAGAGGTGGGTGATAGGATCATCCGCGATTCCCGCTACGTTGGATCATCACGGTCGAAGAAGACTCTTGACCACAACATCGAGATGACTCCAACAAGCAGCCAAGGGAATTGGCAGCCGTTGAGGAATAAGACGGAGCCATACCTTCACGAGGATAACTATAACGCTGCGATCCtctcgaagaagaaaactaCAGGATCGATCAACAGCGCAAGCGAATCACAG GACCACATTCTTCGGCAGGAAGCGATGTACGGCGTTGATAGGCACATTGGGAGAGGGACGAGTAGTCTCTTGCAAACTGTCAAATCCTTTGATATGGGACGTGCCCTCTCCTCTCCGCCTAGTCGTCATCTTCACTTCAGATCGTCACCTCTTTTCGGGGGTGCTTCTATTCTCTCTCGCAGAGAGTTGATAGGGTTGTGA
- a CDS encoding uncharacterized protein (EggNog:ENOG410PSDC~COG:S~BUSCO:15451at33183), translating into MDSQEPDHAFSAADRIEQLNEIDRDATKLLRAAGLAVQALTNIPLSNGGTKDSHSPSSKSALEAHQEAFKAASSQYFALLSSIDVRLRRQVYALEEASIIRPETTTKPAEGSATAAFNPLETSWLNTRKDSVGKDKEAELWAEAKDLVMKLGSMDAEDPSAERNSDTQLKPMEID; encoded by the exons ATGGACTCCCAGGAGCCCGATCACGCCTTCAGCGCTGCTGATAGAATTGAGCAATTGAACGAAATTGATCGC GATGCTACAAAGCTGCTCCGCGCGGCGGGGCTTGCAGTCCAAGCCTTAACCAATATACCACTTTCCAATGGTGGCACCAAGGATAGCCATTCTCCTTCTAGCAAGAGCGCCTTAGAAGCTCATCAGGAGGCCTTTAAAGCTGCGTCTTCGCAATACTTCGCCCTCCTCTCATCAATCGATGTTCGTCTGCGCCGACAAGTCTACGCTCTTGAAGAAGCATCTATTATTCGCCCTGAAACAACTACTAAACCGGCTGAAGGTTCCGCTACTGCCGCATTTAACCCGCTTGAAACTAGTTGGTTGAATACCCGGAAAGACAGCGTCGGGAAGGATAAAGAAGCGGAGCTATGGGCGGAAGCCAAGGACCTTGTGATGAAGCTAGGCTCTATGGACGCCGAGGATCCCAGTGCGGAACGAAACAGTGACACGCAGCTGAAGCCTATGGAAATCGATTGA
- a CDS encoding uncharacterized protein (EggNog:ENOG410PP8Z), with translation MDTFPLEIIDLIVFFADHETRDQLLTVSRRFQCSVEKYNWSGYCCTTRSMMKKFLEMYRGYRSRYLRYISVRVEFPYLVDTEKMPIKCRETTDEIQANNERLTRQIMGLFKALKTLEEREGPHNRPAGIRLHIENPYQRDNNHKHCYHHRYRGWRLSLLNPEDLPTLSCVQELTINKSSELVGSGYSEESMRPLDLGLVSALISKLPNLEVLNCLYLSERFPEAYEDEVVSHFTRPWEGPWRDTRHAFGNTMLSAPTLPHKIEKAELLFGHSPRSELMVDQARALPDLVDPFTYDPVSTALRVFSQRVVELKIRACADSTIFWPSPDDAKSESPFWPYLRHLRVEFRPVSPSGVWYFQGSRGEGRNTTGFKVTQEHYPPVEENADDERWDDVWAWEGGRFENRCPNMFRIVPSDEVIEPLLEAFAKAMEKMPLLETAELFTMLTFFPGGDTQQEYPDDEIDKRYLWGLRYHFPKDNKSGPLLEWRVGDWRPSKKLLQRFHDLGSHKAGKPFQEKWLDWQYLDWSDPWRDLTHS, from the coding sequence ATGGACACATTTCCGCTCGAAATAATCGATCTCATTGTATTCTTTGCCGACCATGAGACGCGCGATCAGTTACTCACCGTCTCCCGCCGTTTTCAATGCTCGGTTGAGAAGTACAATTGGAGCGGCTACTGCTGCACTACTCGCAGCATGATGAAAAAGTTCCTCGAAATGTATCGTGGCTACCGCTCCCGGTACCTTCGCTACATCAGCGTCCGTGTGGAATTTCCGTATCTAGTGGACACCGAAAAAATGCCGATCAAGTGTCGTGAGACCACCGATGAGATCCAAGCCAATAACGAGCGTCTTACACGTCAGATTATGGGATTATTCAAGGCCCTGAAGACTTTAGAAGAGCGAGAAGGCCCACATAATCGGCCAGCGGGCATCCGTTTGCATATCGAAAATCCTTACCAACGTGACAACAATCATAAGCATTGTTACCACCACCGATACCGTGGCTGGCGCCTCAGTCTGCTTAACCCGGAGGATCTACCTACTCTCTCGTGTGTCCAAGAGCTCACTATAAATAAGTCATCGGAGTTGGTCGGCTCTGGGTACAGCGAGGAAAGCATGCGACCCCTGGATCTTGGCCTCGTTTCTGCTCTTATTTCCAAGCTTCCTAATCTGGAGGTTTTAAACTGCTTGTATCTCTCCGAGCGTTTTCCAGAGGCTTACGAGGACGAGGTGGTTTCACACTTTACGCGGCCATGGGAAGGGCCTTGGCGTGATACCAGGCATGCCTTTGGCAACACGATGCTGAGTGCACCCACATTGCCTCATAAAATTGAAAAAGCTGAACTTCTCTTTGGCCATAGCCCCCGTTCAGAACTTATGGTCGATCAAGCTCGCGCGCTGCCTGACTTGGTTGACCCTTTTACCTATGACCCAGTCAGCACAGCTCTCCGCGTGTTCTCACAGCGCGTGGTCGAGTTGAAGATACGCGCGTGCGCTGACAGCACCATTTTCTGGCCGTCTCCGGATGATGCAAAATCGGAGTCCCCGTTTTGGCCCTATTTGAGACACCTCCGTGTCGAGTTCCGGCCTGTGTCACCTTCTGGGGTGTGGTATTTCCAAGGTTCGCGCGGAGAGGGTCGGAACACCACCGGATTTAAGGTTACGCAGGAGCACTATCCTCCGGTCGAAGAAAACGCAGATGATGAGCGATGGGATGATGTTTGGGCCTGGGAAGGTGGCCGCTTTGAGAACCGTTGTCCCAATATGTTCCGGATCGTGCCTAGCGATGAGGTCATCGAGCCACTGCTAGAGGCGTTTGCAAAGGCAATGGAGAAAATGCCGTTGTTAGAAACGGCCGAGCTATTTACAATGTTAACCTTCTTCCCCGGCGGGGACACCCAGCAGGAATATCCCGATGATGAAATCGACAAGCGGTACCTATGGGGTTTAAGGTATCATTTTCCTAAGGATAACAAAAGTGGCCCGCTTCTTGAATGGCGGGTCGGCGATTGGCGTCCAAGTAAGAAACTACTACAGCGTTTCCACGATCTCGGGAGCCACAAGGCCGGGAAGCCATTCCAGGAGAAGTGGCTGGACTGGCAATATCTAGATTGGTCGGATCCGTGGCGCGATCTTACCcattcttga